The Oryctolagus cuniculus chromosome 5, mOryCun1.1, whole genome shotgun sequence genome includes a region encoding these proteins:
- the BAG6 gene encoding large proline-rich protein BAG6 isoform X2 has product MEPSDSTSTTMEEPDSLEVLVKTLDSQTRTFIVGAQMSVKEFKEHIAASVSIPSEKQRLIYQGRVLQDDKKLQEYNVGGKVIHLVERAPPQTQLPSGASSGTGSASATHGGGPLPGTRGPGATVHDRNANSYVMVGTFNLPSDGSAVDVHINMEQAPIQSEPRVRLVMAQHMIRDIQTLLSRMECRGGPQAQHSQPPPQTPPVAQEPGTLSSQTAEAVENDSPAREPMEAEEVEERTPVQNPELTPPGPAPTGPAPATETNTPNHPSPAEYVEVLQELQRLESRLQPFLQRYYEVLGSAGSTDYNNNHEGREEDQRLINLVGESLRLLGNTFVALSDLRCNLACAPPRHLHVVRPMSHYTTPMVLQQAAIPIQINVGTTVTMTGNGTRPPPAPNAEAPSSGPGQASSLAPSSTTVESSTEGASTPGPAPQPATSHPRVIRISHQSVEPVVMMHMNIQDSGTQTGGVPSAPTGPLGPPGHGQTLGSTLIQLPSLPPEFMHAVAHQITHQAMVAAVASAAAGQQVPGFPTAPTRVVIARPTPPQARPSHPGGPPVSGALGAGLGTNASLAQMVSGLVGQLLMQPVLVAQGTPGMAPPPAPATASASAGTTNTATTAGPAPGGPAQPPPPQPPAADLQFSQLLGNLLGPAGPGSGGPGVASPTITVAMPGVPAFLQGMSDFLQATQAAPPPPPPPPPPPPAPEQQSTAPPGSPSGGTGSPGGLSPESLSPEFFTSVVQGVLSSLLGSLGARAGSSESIAAFIQRLSGSSNIFEPGADGALGFFGALLSLLCQNFSMVDVVMLLHGHFQPLQRLQPQLRSFFHQHYLGGQEPTPGNIRMATHTLITGLEEYVRESFSLVQVQPGVDIIRTNLEFLQEQFNSIAAHVLHCTDSGFGARLLELCNQGLFECLALNLHCLGGQQMELAAVINGRIRRMSRGVNPSLVSWLTTMMGLRLQVVLEHMPVGPDAILRYVRRVGDPPQPLPEEPMEVQGAERTSPEPQRENASPAPGTTAEEAMSRGPPPAPEGGSQDEQDGASAETEPWAAAVPPEWVPIIQQDIQSQRKVKPQPPLSDAYLSGMPAKRRKTMQGEGPQLLLSEAVSRAAKAAGARPLTSPESLSRDLEAPEVQESYRQQLRSDIQKRLQEDPNYSPQRFPNAHRAFADDP; this is encoded by the exons ATGGAGCCCAGTGATAGTACCAGCACCACTATGGAGGAGCCTGACAGCCTGGAGGTGCTGGTGAAGACCTTGGACTCTCAGACTCGGACCTTTATTGTGGGGGCCCAG ATGAGTGTGAAGGAGTTTAAAGAGCATATTGCTGCCTCTGTCAGCATCCCCTCTGAGAAACAGCGGCTCATCTATCAGGGGCGAGTTCTGCAAGATGACAAGAAGCTCCAGGAATACA ATGTTGGGGGAAAGGTTATCCATTTGGTGGAACGGGCTCCTCCTCAGACTCAGCTCCCTTCTGGGGCATCTTCTGGGACAGGGTCTGCCTCAGCCACCCATGGTGGGGGACCCCTGCCTGGTACTCGGGGGCCTGGGGCCACAGTTCATGACCGGAATGCCAACAGCTATGTCATGGTTGGAACCTTCAATCTTCCT AGTGACGGCTCTGCTGTGGATGTTCACATCAACATGGAACAGGCCCCAATTCAG AGTGAGCCCCGGGTACGGCTGGTGATGGCCCAGCACATGATCCGGGATATACAGACCTTACTGTCCCGGATGGAG TGTCGAGGAGGGCCCCAAGCACAGCACAGTCAGCCGCCCCCACAAACGCCGCCTGTGGCCCAGGAGCCGGGAACCTTGAGCTCTCAGACAGCAGAAGCGGTTGAAAATGACTCGCCAGCTCGGGAGCCCATGGAGGCAGAAGAAGTGGAGGAGCGCACCCCAGTCCAGAACCCAGAACTCaccccgcctggcccagccccaacgggcccagcacctgccacgGAGACAAACACACCCaa CCACCCTTCCCCCGCGGAGTATGTCGAGGTGCTGCAggagctgcagcggctggagAGCCGCCTCCAGCCTTTCCTGCAGCGCTACTACGAGGTCCTGGGCTCCGCCGGCAGCACGGACTACAACAACAAC CATGAGGGCCGAGAAGAGGACCAGCGGTTGATTAACTTGGTGGGGGAGAGTCTGCGACTGTTGGGCAACACCTTTGTGGCTCTGTCTGATCTGCGTTGCAATCTGGCCTGTGCACCCCCACGCCACCTGCATGTGGTCCGACCCATGTCTCACTACACTACCCCCATGGTGCTCCAGCAGGCAGCCATTCCCATCCAG ATTAATGTGGGGACTACTGTGACCATGACGGGGAATGGGACTCGTCCCCCCCCAGCTCCTAATGCAGAGGCACCTTCCTCTGGTCCCGGGCAGGCCTCGTCCCTGGCTCCGTCTTCTACCACTGTCGAGTCGTCCACGGAGGGGGCTTCCACTCCAGGGCCAGCTCCCCAGCCAGCCACCAGTCACCCGAGGGTCATCCGAATTTCCCACCAGAGCGTGGAACCCGTAGTCATGATGCACATGAACATTCAAG ATTCTGGCACACAGACCGGTGGTGTTCCGAGTGCTCCCACTGGCCCCCTAGGACCCCCTGGTCATGGCCAGACCCTGG GCTCCACCCTCATccagctgccctccctgccccctgagTTCATGCACGCCGTCGCCCACCAGATCACTCATCAGGCCATGGTGGCAGCTGTTGCCTCCGCGGCAGCAG GACAGCAGGTCCCAGGCTTCCCAACAGCTCCAACCCGGGTGGTGATTGCCCGGCCAACTCCTCCACAGGCTCGGCCTTCCCATCCTGGGGGGCCTCCAGTCTCCGGGGCTCTG ggtgctggactggGTACCAACGCCTCATTGGCCCAGATGGTGAGCGGCCTTGTGGGGCAGCTTCTCATGCAGCCTGTGCTTGTGG CTCAGGGGACCCCAGGAATGgctccacctccagctcctgccactgcttCAGCCAGTGCTGGCACCACCAACACAGCTAccacagctggccctgcccccgGGGGGCCTGCCCAGCCTCCACCCCCTCAGCCTCCTGCAGCTGATCTGCAGTTCTCTCAGCTTCTGGGGAATTTGctggggcctgcagggccagGATCTGGAGGGCCTGGCGTGGCTTCTCCCACCATCACCGTGGCAATGCCCGGCGTCCCTGCCTTTCTCCAGGGCATGAGTGACTTCTTGCAG GCAACACAGGCGgcccctccaccccctccaccacctccacccccaccccctgccccagagcAGCAGAGCACGGCCCCACCAGGGTCCCCTTCTGGtggcacagggagtcctggaggCCTGAGTCCTGAGAGCCTTTCCCCGGAGTTCTTCACCTCCGTGGTACAAGGCGTGCTGAGCTCTCTGCTCGGCTCTTTGGGAGCTCGCGCTGGCAGCAGTGAAAGTATTGCCGCCTTCATCCAGCGCCTCAGTGGCTCCAGCAACATCTTTGAGCCTGGGGCTGATGGAGCCCTCG GATTCTTTggggctctcctctctcttctgtgCCAGAATTTCTCCATGGTGGACGTGGTAATGCTTCTCCATGGGCATTTCCAGCCACTGCAgcggctccagccccagctgcgaTCCTTCTTCCACCAGCACTACCTGGGTGGCCAGGAGCCCACACCTGGTAACATCCGG ATGGCGACACACACATTGATCACAGGGCTAGAGGAATACGTGCGGGAGAGTTTT TCTTTGGTGCAGGTTCAGCCTGGTGTGGACATCATCCGGACAAACCTGGAATTTCTTCAAGAGCAATTTAATAGCATTGCTGCTCATGTGCTGCACTGCACAG ACAGTGGATTTGGGGCCCGGCTGCTGGAGTTGTGTAACCAAGGCCTGTTTGAGTGCCTGGCCCTGAACCTGCACTGCTTGGGGGGACAGCAGATGGAGCTGGCTGCTGTCATCAATGGCCGAATT CGCCGCATGTCACGTGGAGTGAATCCGTCACTGGTGAGCTGGCTGACGACCATGATGGGCCTGCGGCTTCAGGTGGTGCTGGAGCACATGCCCGTGGGCCCCGATGCCATCCTCAGATACGTCCGCAGGGTTGGTGATCCCCCTCAG CCACTGCCTGAGGAGCCCATGGAAGTTCAAGGAGCAGAAAGAACGTCCCCAGAGCCTCAG CGGGAGAATGCCTCCCCTGCTCCTGGAACTACAGCAGAAGAGGCCATGTCCCGAGGTCCGCCCCCTGCCCCTGAGGGGGGCTCCCAGGATGAACAGGATGGAGCCTCAGCCGAGACAGAACCCTGGGCCGCTGCTGTGCCCCCA GAATGGGTTCCTATCATCCAGCAGGACATTCAGAGCCAGCGGAAGGTGAAGCCGCAGCCCCCCCTGAGCGACGCCTACCTCAGTGGTATGCCTGCCAAGAGACGCAAG ACGATGCAGGGTGAGGgcccccagctgcttctctcAGAAGCTGTGAGCCGGGCAGCTAAGGCAGCCGGAGCTCGGCCCCTGACGAGCCCCGAGAGCCTGAGCCGGGACCTGGAGGCACCAGAGGTTCAGGAGAGCTACAGGCAGCAG ctccGGTCTGACATACAAAAACGGCTTCAGGAAGACCCCAACTACAGCCCCCAGCGCTTCCCTAATGCCCATCGGGCCTTTGCCGATGATCCCTAG
- the BAG6 gene encoding large proline-rich protein BAG6 isoform X3 produces the protein MEPSDSTSTTMEEPDSLEVLVKTLDSQTRTFIVGAQMSVKEFKEHIAASVSIPSEKQRLIYQGRVLQDDKKLQEYNVGGKVIHLVERAPPQTQLPSGASSGTGSASATHGGGPLPGTRGPGATVHDRNANSYVMVGTFNLPSEPRVRLVMAQHMIRDIQTLLSRMECRGGPQAQHSQPPPQTPPVAQEPGTLSSQTAEAVENDSPAREPMEAEEVEERTPVQNPELTPPGPAPTGPAPATETNTPNHPSPAEYVEVLQELQRLESRLQPFLQRYYEVLGSAGSTDYNNNHEGREEDQRLINLVGESLRLLGNTFVALSDLRCNLACAPPRHLHVVRPMSHYTTPMVLQQAAIPIQINVGTTVTMTGNGTRPPPAPNAEAPSSGPGQASSLAPSSTTVESSTEGASTPGPAPQPATSHPRVIRISHQSVEPVVMMHMNIQDSGTQTGGVPSAPTGPLGPPGHGQTLGSTLIQLPSLPPEFMHAVAHQITHQAMVAAVASAAAGQQVPGFPTAPTRVVIARPTPPQARPSHPGGPPVSGALQGAGLGTNASLAQMVSGLVGQLLMQPVLVAQGTPGMAPPPAPATASASAGTTNTATTAGPAPGGPAQPPPPQPPAADLQFSQLLGNLLGPAGPGSGGPGVASPTITVAMPGVPAFLQGMSDFLQATQAAPPPPPPPPPPPPAPEQQSTAPPGSPSGGTGSPGGLSPESLSPEFFTSVVQGVLSSLLGSLGARAGSSESIAAFIQRLSGSSNIFEPGADGALGFFGALLSLLCQNFSMVDVVMLLHGHFQPLQRLQPQLRSFFHQHYLGGQEPTPGNIRMATHTLITGLEEYVRESFSLVQVQPGVDIIRTNLEFLQEQFNSIAAHVLHCTDSGFGARLLELCNQGLFECLALNLHCLGGQQMELAAVINGRIRRMSRGVNPSLVSWLTTMMGLRLQVVLEHMPVGPDAILRYVRRVGDPPQPLPEEPMEVQGAERTSPEPQRENASPAPGTTAEEAMSRGPPPAPEGGSQDEQDGASAETEPWAAAVPPEWVPIIQQDIQSQRKVKPQPPLSDAYLSGMPAKRRKTMQGEGPQLLLSEAVSRAAKAAGARPLTSPESLSRDLEAPEVQESYRQQLRSDIQKRLQEDPNYSPQRFPNAHRAFADDP, from the exons ATGGAGCCCAGTGATAGTACCAGCACCACTATGGAGGAGCCTGACAGCCTGGAGGTGCTGGTGAAGACCTTGGACTCTCAGACTCGGACCTTTATTGTGGGGGCCCAG ATGAGTGTGAAGGAGTTTAAAGAGCATATTGCTGCCTCTGTCAGCATCCCCTCTGAGAAACAGCGGCTCATCTATCAGGGGCGAGTTCTGCAAGATGACAAGAAGCTCCAGGAATACA ATGTTGGGGGAAAGGTTATCCATTTGGTGGAACGGGCTCCTCCTCAGACTCAGCTCCCTTCTGGGGCATCTTCTGGGACAGGGTCTGCCTCAGCCACCCATGGTGGGGGACCCCTGCCTGGTACTCGGGGGCCTGGGGCCACAGTTCATGACCGGAATGCCAACAGCTATGTCATGGTTGGAACCTTCAATCTTCCT AGTGAGCCCCGGGTACGGCTGGTGATGGCCCAGCACATGATCCGGGATATACAGACCTTACTGTCCCGGATGGAG TGTCGAGGAGGGCCCCAAGCACAGCACAGTCAGCCGCCCCCACAAACGCCGCCTGTGGCCCAGGAGCCGGGAACCTTGAGCTCTCAGACAGCAGAAGCGGTTGAAAATGACTCGCCAGCTCGGGAGCCCATGGAGGCAGAAGAAGTGGAGGAGCGCACCCCAGTCCAGAACCCAGAACTCaccccgcctggcccagccccaacgggcccagcacctgccacgGAGACAAACACACCCaa CCACCCTTCCCCCGCGGAGTATGTCGAGGTGCTGCAggagctgcagcggctggagAGCCGCCTCCAGCCTTTCCTGCAGCGCTACTACGAGGTCCTGGGCTCCGCCGGCAGCACGGACTACAACAACAAC CATGAGGGCCGAGAAGAGGACCAGCGGTTGATTAACTTGGTGGGGGAGAGTCTGCGACTGTTGGGCAACACCTTTGTGGCTCTGTCTGATCTGCGTTGCAATCTGGCCTGTGCACCCCCACGCCACCTGCATGTGGTCCGACCCATGTCTCACTACACTACCCCCATGGTGCTCCAGCAGGCAGCCATTCCCATCCAG ATTAATGTGGGGACTACTGTGACCATGACGGGGAATGGGACTCGTCCCCCCCCAGCTCCTAATGCAGAGGCACCTTCCTCTGGTCCCGGGCAGGCCTCGTCCCTGGCTCCGTCTTCTACCACTGTCGAGTCGTCCACGGAGGGGGCTTCCACTCCAGGGCCAGCTCCCCAGCCAGCCACCAGTCACCCGAGGGTCATCCGAATTTCCCACCAGAGCGTGGAACCCGTAGTCATGATGCACATGAACATTCAAG ATTCTGGCACACAGACCGGTGGTGTTCCGAGTGCTCCCACTGGCCCCCTAGGACCCCCTGGTCATGGCCAGACCCTGG GCTCCACCCTCATccagctgccctccctgccccctgagTTCATGCACGCCGTCGCCCACCAGATCACTCATCAGGCCATGGTGGCAGCTGTTGCCTCCGCGGCAGCAG GACAGCAGGTCCCAGGCTTCCCAACAGCTCCAACCCGGGTGGTGATTGCCCGGCCAACTCCTCCACAGGCTCGGCCTTCCCATCCTGGGGGGCCTCCAGTCTCCGGGGCTCTG cagggtgctggactggGTACCAACGCCTCATTGGCCCAGATGGTGAGCGGCCTTGTGGGGCAGCTTCTCATGCAGCCTGTGCTTGTGG CTCAGGGGACCCCAGGAATGgctccacctccagctcctgccactgcttCAGCCAGTGCTGGCACCACCAACACAGCTAccacagctggccctgcccccgGGGGGCCTGCCCAGCCTCCACCCCCTCAGCCTCCTGCAGCTGATCTGCAGTTCTCTCAGCTTCTGGGGAATTTGctggggcctgcagggccagGATCTGGAGGGCCTGGCGTGGCTTCTCCCACCATCACCGTGGCAATGCCCGGCGTCCCTGCCTTTCTCCAGGGCATGAGTGACTTCTTGCAG GCAACACAGGCGgcccctccaccccctccaccacctccacccccaccccctgccccagagcAGCAGAGCACGGCCCCACCAGGGTCCCCTTCTGGtggcacagggagtcctggaggCCTGAGTCCTGAGAGCCTTTCCCCGGAGTTCTTCACCTCCGTGGTACAAGGCGTGCTGAGCTCTCTGCTCGGCTCTTTGGGAGCTCGCGCTGGCAGCAGTGAAAGTATTGCCGCCTTCATCCAGCGCCTCAGTGGCTCCAGCAACATCTTTGAGCCTGGGGCTGATGGAGCCCTCG GATTCTTTggggctctcctctctcttctgtgCCAGAATTTCTCCATGGTGGACGTGGTAATGCTTCTCCATGGGCATTTCCAGCCACTGCAgcggctccagccccagctgcgaTCCTTCTTCCACCAGCACTACCTGGGTGGCCAGGAGCCCACACCTGGTAACATCCGG ATGGCGACACACACATTGATCACAGGGCTAGAGGAATACGTGCGGGAGAGTTTT TCTTTGGTGCAGGTTCAGCCTGGTGTGGACATCATCCGGACAAACCTGGAATTTCTTCAAGAGCAATTTAATAGCATTGCTGCTCATGTGCTGCACTGCACAG ACAGTGGATTTGGGGCCCGGCTGCTGGAGTTGTGTAACCAAGGCCTGTTTGAGTGCCTGGCCCTGAACCTGCACTGCTTGGGGGGACAGCAGATGGAGCTGGCTGCTGTCATCAATGGCCGAATT CGCCGCATGTCACGTGGAGTGAATCCGTCACTGGTGAGCTGGCTGACGACCATGATGGGCCTGCGGCTTCAGGTGGTGCTGGAGCACATGCCCGTGGGCCCCGATGCCATCCTCAGATACGTCCGCAGGGTTGGTGATCCCCCTCAG CCACTGCCTGAGGAGCCCATGGAAGTTCAAGGAGCAGAAAGAACGTCCCCAGAGCCTCAG CGGGAGAATGCCTCCCCTGCTCCTGGAACTACAGCAGAAGAGGCCATGTCCCGAGGTCCGCCCCCTGCCCCTGAGGGGGGCTCCCAGGATGAACAGGATGGAGCCTCAGCCGAGACAGAACCCTGGGCCGCTGCTGTGCCCCCA GAATGGGTTCCTATCATCCAGCAGGACATTCAGAGCCAGCGGAAGGTGAAGCCGCAGCCCCCCCTGAGCGACGCCTACCTCAGTGGTATGCCTGCCAAGAGACGCAAG ACGATGCAGGGTGAGGgcccccagctgcttctctcAGAAGCTGTGAGCCGGGCAGCTAAGGCAGCCGGAGCTCGGCCCCTGACGAGCCCCGAGAGCCTGAGCCGGGACCTGGAGGCACCAGAGGTTCAGGAGAGCTACAGGCAGCAG ctccGGTCTGACATACAAAAACGGCTTCAGGAAGACCCCAACTACAGCCCCCAGCGCTTCCCTAATGCCCATCGGGCCTTTGCCGATGATCCCTAG
- the BAG6 gene encoding large proline-rich protein BAG6 isoform X16 translates to MEPSDSTSTTMEEPDSLEVLVKTLDSQTRTFIVGAQMSVKEFKEHIAASVSIPSEKQRLIYQGRVLQDDKKLQEYNVGGKVIHLVERAPPQTQLPSGASSGTGSASATHGGGPLPGTRGPGATVHDRNANSYVMVGTFNLPSEPRVRLVMAQHMIRDIQTLLSRMECRGGPQAQHSQPPPQTPPVAQEPGTLSSQTAEAVENDSPAREPMEAEEVEERTPVQNPELTPPGPAPTGPAPATETNTPNHPSPAEYVEVLQELQRLESRLQPFLQRYYEVLGSAGSTDYNNNHEGREEDQRLINLVGESLRLLGNTFVALSDLRCNLACAPPRHLHVVRPMSHYTTPMVLQQAAIPIQINVGTTVTMTGNGTRPPPAPNAEAPSSGPGQASSLAPSSTTVESSTEGASTPGPAPQPATSHPRVIRISHQSVEPVVMMHMNIQDSGTQTGGVPSAPTGPLGPPGHGQTLGSTLIQLPSLPPEFMHAVAHQITHQAMVAAVASAAAGQQVPGFPTAPTRVVIARPTPPQARPSHPGGPPVSGALQGAGLGTNASLAQMVSGLVGQLLMQPVLVAQGTPGMAPPPAPATASASAGTTNTATTAGPAPGGPAQPPPPQPPAADLQFSQLLGNLLGPAGPGSGGPGVASPTITVAMPGVPAFLQGMSDFLQATQAAPPPPPPPPPPPPAPEQQSTAPPGSPSGGTGSPGGLSPESLSPEFFTSVVQGVLSSLLGSLGARAGSSESIAAFIQRLSGSSNIFEPGADGALGFFGALLSLLCQNFSMVDVVMLLHGHFQPLQRLQPQLRSFFHQHYLGGQEPTPGNIRMATHTLITGLEEYVRESFSLVQVQPGVDIIRTNLEFLQEQFNSIAAHVLHCTDSGFGARLLELCNQGLFECLALNLHCLGGQQMELAAVINGRIRRMSRGVNPSLVSWLTTMMGLRLQVVLEHMPVGPDAILRYVRRVGDPPQPLPEEPMEVQGAERTSPEPQRENASPAPGTTAEEAMSRGPPPAPEGGSQDEQDGASAETEPWAAAVPPEWVPIIQQDIQSQRKVKPQPPLSDAYLSGMPAKRRKLRSDIQKRLQEDPNYSPQRFPNAHRAFADDP, encoded by the exons ATGGAGCCCAGTGATAGTACCAGCACCACTATGGAGGAGCCTGACAGCCTGGAGGTGCTGGTGAAGACCTTGGACTCTCAGACTCGGACCTTTATTGTGGGGGCCCAG ATGAGTGTGAAGGAGTTTAAAGAGCATATTGCTGCCTCTGTCAGCATCCCCTCTGAGAAACAGCGGCTCATCTATCAGGGGCGAGTTCTGCAAGATGACAAGAAGCTCCAGGAATACA ATGTTGGGGGAAAGGTTATCCATTTGGTGGAACGGGCTCCTCCTCAGACTCAGCTCCCTTCTGGGGCATCTTCTGGGACAGGGTCTGCCTCAGCCACCCATGGTGGGGGACCCCTGCCTGGTACTCGGGGGCCTGGGGCCACAGTTCATGACCGGAATGCCAACAGCTATGTCATGGTTGGAACCTTCAATCTTCCT AGTGAGCCCCGGGTACGGCTGGTGATGGCCCAGCACATGATCCGGGATATACAGACCTTACTGTCCCGGATGGAG TGTCGAGGAGGGCCCCAAGCACAGCACAGTCAGCCGCCCCCACAAACGCCGCCTGTGGCCCAGGAGCCGGGAACCTTGAGCTCTCAGACAGCAGAAGCGGTTGAAAATGACTCGCCAGCTCGGGAGCCCATGGAGGCAGAAGAAGTGGAGGAGCGCACCCCAGTCCAGAACCCAGAACTCaccccgcctggcccagccccaacgggcccagcacctgccacgGAGACAAACACACCCaa CCACCCTTCCCCCGCGGAGTATGTCGAGGTGCTGCAggagctgcagcggctggagAGCCGCCTCCAGCCTTTCCTGCAGCGCTACTACGAGGTCCTGGGCTCCGCCGGCAGCACGGACTACAACAACAAC CATGAGGGCCGAGAAGAGGACCAGCGGTTGATTAACTTGGTGGGGGAGAGTCTGCGACTGTTGGGCAACACCTTTGTGGCTCTGTCTGATCTGCGTTGCAATCTGGCCTGTGCACCCCCACGCCACCTGCATGTGGTCCGACCCATGTCTCACTACACTACCCCCATGGTGCTCCAGCAGGCAGCCATTCCCATCCAG ATTAATGTGGGGACTACTGTGACCATGACGGGGAATGGGACTCGTCCCCCCCCAGCTCCTAATGCAGAGGCACCTTCCTCTGGTCCCGGGCAGGCCTCGTCCCTGGCTCCGTCTTCTACCACTGTCGAGTCGTCCACGGAGGGGGCTTCCACTCCAGGGCCAGCTCCCCAGCCAGCCACCAGTCACCCGAGGGTCATCCGAATTTCCCACCAGAGCGTGGAACCCGTAGTCATGATGCACATGAACATTCAAG ATTCTGGCACACAGACCGGTGGTGTTCCGAGTGCTCCCACTGGCCCCCTAGGACCCCCTGGTCATGGCCAGACCCTGG GCTCCACCCTCATccagctgccctccctgccccctgagTTCATGCACGCCGTCGCCCACCAGATCACTCATCAGGCCATGGTGGCAGCTGTTGCCTCCGCGGCAGCAG GACAGCAGGTCCCAGGCTTCCCAACAGCTCCAACCCGGGTGGTGATTGCCCGGCCAACTCCTCCACAGGCTCGGCCTTCCCATCCTGGGGGGCCTCCAGTCTCCGGGGCTCTG cagggtgctggactggGTACCAACGCCTCATTGGCCCAGATGGTGAGCGGCCTTGTGGGGCAGCTTCTCATGCAGCCTGTGCTTGTGG CTCAGGGGACCCCAGGAATGgctccacctccagctcctgccactgcttCAGCCAGTGCTGGCACCACCAACACAGCTAccacagctggccctgcccccgGGGGGCCTGCCCAGCCTCCACCCCCTCAGCCTCCTGCAGCTGATCTGCAGTTCTCTCAGCTTCTGGGGAATTTGctggggcctgcagggccagGATCTGGAGGGCCTGGCGTGGCTTCTCCCACCATCACCGTGGCAATGCCCGGCGTCCCTGCCTTTCTCCAGGGCATGAGTGACTTCTTGCAG GCAACACAGGCGgcccctccaccccctccaccacctccacccccaccccctgccccagagcAGCAGAGCACGGCCCCACCAGGGTCCCCTTCTGGtggcacagggagtcctggaggCCTGAGTCCTGAGAGCCTTTCCCCGGAGTTCTTCACCTCCGTGGTACAAGGCGTGCTGAGCTCTCTGCTCGGCTCTTTGGGAGCTCGCGCTGGCAGCAGTGAAAGTATTGCCGCCTTCATCCAGCGCCTCAGTGGCTCCAGCAACATCTTTGAGCCTGGGGCTGATGGAGCCCTCG GATTCTTTggggctctcctctctcttctgtgCCAGAATTTCTCCATGGTGGACGTGGTAATGCTTCTCCATGGGCATTTCCAGCCACTGCAgcggctccagccccagctgcgaTCCTTCTTCCACCAGCACTACCTGGGTGGCCAGGAGCCCACACCTGGTAACATCCGG ATGGCGACACACACATTGATCACAGGGCTAGAGGAATACGTGCGGGAGAGTTTT TCTTTGGTGCAGGTTCAGCCTGGTGTGGACATCATCCGGACAAACCTGGAATTTCTTCAAGAGCAATTTAATAGCATTGCTGCTCATGTGCTGCACTGCACAG ACAGTGGATTTGGGGCCCGGCTGCTGGAGTTGTGTAACCAAGGCCTGTTTGAGTGCCTGGCCCTGAACCTGCACTGCTTGGGGGGACAGCAGATGGAGCTGGCTGCTGTCATCAATGGCCGAATT CGCCGCATGTCACGTGGAGTGAATCCGTCACTGGTGAGCTGGCTGACGACCATGATGGGCCTGCGGCTTCAGGTGGTGCTGGAGCACATGCCCGTGGGCCCCGATGCCATCCTCAGATACGTCCGCAGGGTTGGTGATCCCCCTCAG CCACTGCCTGAGGAGCCCATGGAAGTTCAAGGAGCAGAAAGAACGTCCCCAGAGCCTCAG CGGGAGAATGCCTCCCCTGCTCCTGGAACTACAGCAGAAGAGGCCATGTCCCGAGGTCCGCCCCCTGCCCCTGAGGGGGGCTCCCAGGATGAACAGGATGGAGCCTCAGCCGAGACAGAACCCTGGGCCGCTGCTGTGCCCCCA GAATGGGTTCCTATCATCCAGCAGGACATTCAGAGCCAGCGGAAGGTGAAGCCGCAGCCCCCCCTGAGCGACGCCTACCTCAGTGGTATGCCTGCCAAGAGACGCAAG ctccGGTCTGACATACAAAAACGGCTTCAGGAAGACCCCAACTACAGCCCCCAGCGCTTCCCTAATGCCCATCGGGCCTTTGCCGATGATCCCTAG